GGACAGAATGTTGCCATGAGGATAATTGCTCCAATTTTGGGAGGATTTCTAGGGAAGAATGagagttttaaaagaaaacgtTCTTTCTGATTCCGTCGGTTACAGAATGAGTAACATTTGAGAGATGATGAAGAACGTggaagttaaaaatattttatccataCTCGTCCTATTATAATaaagatataaataataataataataataataataatctgaattaaaattaatagcGTATCAATGACagaattcttataaaaatgacaaTAGTATAATAACAACCATAATAGAATGTTCTAACAATATGAAAACACATAAAACATATTTGAGTAacgttatatataattatagagtgcACAAGCgctgtaatcattttgaaaaatagtaggatttattattaaaaaaataattttttttttatgtggatcccatatttattcacttttttcaaagtaattgcatgacacttgcacactcacaactgtaactatcatttctcaacttattttatggTCTAAATTTTAGGATCGTGTTGTTACAAACGATGATCATCACGAGGACGGTTAACTACGACCTATGTCCTCTGAATTATATATCAATCAGTTGTTTGAATGCTTCGAGAGTCCATGAGCCGCTCCATTAACAATTTGACAACAGCAGGAGCATCAACTGTGACCGCAACCTTCACTGTGGGTTTATCGGTCCATTCGGTGACTTCGCCAAACCTGGTTCATTGCAACGAAAGTAGAAACGAATTAGCATGTAGGGTAATTAGTTTGATTACAATGGCTCTtgcctttttttcttaaaatatgtaaattaggATTTCAATTACAATCTTAACTCTATGCTGGACGAAACAACTTAACCAAGATATTACTTGGGCGCCTTTAACCATCCATGTCATTATTATAATTAGAACCCCATCCTCTGATACAAGAATATGGCATTTAAATGGAAAAGACACCAACCATCAAGCTGTTGATTTTAACCGGACAGAGTCGTACCTTTTCTGTTTGTTGTATAATATTGTTAGTCCCCTTGTGATGCCACAGGTCTGGACTCTAACAACACCTTCTGTGTATGTGATAAGTGAAGGGTCAACAGCTGCAAGAAGGGCAGTTGGATCATGAAGGTAAACTCCTGCATAAAGATGAAAACCAGCTTCAGAAAATCGAATGGTTACCTACCAACTCTTCAAGCTTCATCTGctcataaaaaaagaacaaaaaaaaacaaaccattCGTGCTGTATGCATCGTCATGATAAGAGAAGTACACATCTAAGATTTTGCACAAGTACTGGGCAAATTTCCCGTCTGACCTTGCCAACTTCTCTCTATCAGCATCTATAATGTGTCAAAATTGATGAAAGTAAGATCACAGTGAAAGAAGAAACTGAATAGAATCATgcaatatttacaaatttaaagtGTTAATCTCATACTTTGATTGgcttttctatttctaattggGTGCATCTCTTGTAAACGTCTTGTGTAGTTGGACCACGCCctctgccttttttttttttttataaataaaatctttgattagttttttttcatattttttaatctttgtatACAATCTAAAGCAGCACCATGTTGTGGGAATAGGTTTCTGAAAGTTCaatgatttaaataatttacttgACAGGGTATTGAAAAATTCTCTACCTTCAAGAATATTAACCATGTTACAATAAACAAGAAATTGTGGTGTTTTGACAAAAGAAATCCTGAATGATAATTTTGAAAACCACAGACGTAGGTTTCAAAAATATAATGGAACCTGACTTGAtggaataaaatttatcttaacaatAAAAGACCATTTTTTTCTAATGAGTAATACTGTCGTGATTGGTGGATCCAGTCTCATTGAAGACACGGATCTAAATTTACTAATAGCACAACAGAATCCATATCATTGGCCAGAACTATTGGGACATGTCTTAGAAGGTACTGACATGATGCTATTAAACAAAATggttaataaattttaattcataaaaaaaattaagaatgagTACCACAAATTTGCCTAGGAGTACCTGTCAGTACAACTTGATGAGTAACATTTATACCCACGGCCAAAACATCTGCTCCACTTGTGAATACAATATCTGCAGCATCGGGATCACCAAAAATCTGGTCACCCAATCCAAGTTGGCAGGAGGGTGTAGGAAGGAAATGACCAGTCAAGGAGATCAGTAAAAGATCTGTTCTAGAAAAAAGTATACAGATTGCTCCATAAACTTTACTACCAAAGCTTCTTCTGagataaaaagtttaagaagagAGTACTTCGCAGaacaatatttctaaacttttgaCAAGGATTTCCACTCTCCTCCCATCCCTCCATTTGACATGCTTGCAAGTTGGATAAATCACTGATCTACGTATATTAAAAGTTTATGTTGGAAATGGAGTCAGCAAACGTGTAACTTACATTGGCCTCTGCTGCTGGATTCACATTCCCATTGACTGCAAAAGCACCACCAAGAATAACAATCTGCCCAATGTTCTTAGAAAATGCAGGATCTTGTTGGATAGCCTATACCAAtgcataacataatttaaaatgtgATGGATGATATTCAACATTAAATACCACACTGCTGATCAGGATACTTCACCAGTGCAACATTTGTAAGAGGGCCCAGTGCCACCACTGTGACTTTTCCAGGATAAAGGTTTGCTTGATCAATGAGAAAAGAAGCTGCCGACTGTTCAGTTGGCTTTCCTTTTGGTGGAGGGAAATTTTGGTTCCCAAGTCCATCGGCACCATGAACAAAATCAGCAATACGAAGTTTCGTTCCTTTCTGTAATAAAATGAATGAAGACGCCATGAATTGGTGAACCACAACCTTCCAATCATACCGCACTGCCTACTTGTATGAGTGGTTCGTGAATAAAAATTGTGGAAGCGTGCATGAGATTAAGTTGAGATTAAGTTGAGATTATGTGAGAGAAGATACATAATCTACAATAGAAGTTCTGCTGGAACAAGTTTAGATGCTATCATGTAAACTTAAGTTCGTTTCTTCAGTGAGTTAAGTAGCTCAAAATGAGGTTTCCAATGGAAGCTGATCATTATTGCAACAAGTGAagtagttttcttttattttttcctctgttAAGTTGACAAAGGGGGGAATCTCAGTTTAGTCATCTAGAACGCTATCTCAACACTAACTATAAGTCAGAAAGCATTATGAGCAAGACGAATAGATGCTTTCATTCATTATGAGGCCAAtaagtgatattttttattgaatacaCAATCCCAACAGAATACCCTGTTTATTTTTCTCACGCAAGAATAAAATTACAGGTCTTCCATAGGATCGTGTCTCTGTCTGTACTTACAGTAATTGTGACGTGAGATCCCTCAGCAACAGGGATATCAGTTCTTCCGGCAACTTCAAGCTGCATCATAAACATAAGGGAAGAGCTAACACAGTTAACCTCAAGCTAAGGGAAAAAAGGCTAATTCTAatagtattttaaaataaattcaattcaGCAGATGAAATGATACCGAGAATAACAGATATAATTCAAAATGCcataaatgaaattaacatCATCAACTATACCAAATGCAAGGCATTTCTCGTGGCTAGGGTTGTATAAACATTCCCATATATAGTTGTAAGTCCAATCACCTCCACCTCGGGTGACTGTAATGCCAGAAAAATCGCCATGGCATCATCTGCATGCATCACCAACTCAAATGATGACAGAaataagaagaggaaaaaaaaaaggaacataaACATAGATTTTGAAACAAACCCATAGAACCAAATTAACCAATTGCAAATATGGGTTTAGTTATTTTGTTTCCTAAGGCGCCATATCCTATGAACTCCAATCTTTATTGGAATACTAGATAATTTTGCCCTGTTACGATTACAATAAATCAGAAC
Above is a genomic segment from Juglans microcarpa x Juglans regia isolate MS1-56 chromosome 1D, Jm3101_v1.0, whole genome shotgun sequence containing:
- the LOC121240449 gene encoding probable uridine nucleosidase 2 → MAAQPKKIIIDTDPGIDDAMAIFLALQSPEVEVIGLTTIYGNVYTTLATRNALHLLEVAGRTDIPVAEGSHVTITKGTKLRIADFVHGADGLGNQNFPPPKGKPTEQSAASFLIDQANLYPGKVTVVALGPLTNVALAIQQDPAFSKNIGQIVILGGAFAVNGNVNPAAEANIFGDPDAADIVFTSGADVLAVGINVTHQVVLTDADREKLARSDGKFAQYLCKILDVYFSYHDDAYSTNGVYLHDPTALLAAVDPSLITYTEGVVRVQTCGITRGLTILYNKQKRFGEVTEWTDKPTVKVAVTVDAPAVVKLLMERLMDSRSIQTTD